The DNA region AGATTGAGCAAATTGCCACATCACTTCAGGATTTTCAGGGTTACCAAAATTTAAACAATCTGTAATAGCTTTTGGCATAGCACCAGTCATTGCAACATTTCTTCCAGATTCCATAACAGCTGCACTTGCACCTAATTTTGGATCAATATAACAAAATCTCGTATTACAATCAGCACTCATTGTAAGAGCTTTTCCAGTCTCTTTTACTCTTATAGAAGACCCATCTAATTTACCAGGACCTTTTACAGTATTAGTTTGAACCATTGAATCATATTGATCGTAAACCCATGATTTATCTACAACTTCCATATCACTAAACATAGCATCAAAAGCTTCTTGGTTTGAAATATTTTTATCTAATTTTATATTTTTAATATCTTTTAAATATTCTGGTTCTTTTGTAGGTCTATCTAAAATTGGTGCTTGTTCACTTACTGGTTGAACAGGTACTTCTGCACATTTTTCACCATGCCAGAATAATTCCATATTTCCAGTATTTGTTACCTCTCCAATAACAGCAACATCTAATTCCCATTTTTCAAATATTTCAATAATTCTATCTTCTGTACCTTTTTTAGCACAAATAAGCATTCTTTCTTGAGATTCTGATAACATAAAATCATAAGGTGTCATACCTGTTTCTCTTGCTGGAACTTTATCAAGATGCATAATCATACCACTATTACTTCTACCTGCCATTTCAAATGAAGATGAAGTAAGTCCAGCTGCACCCATATCTTGAATTCCAATAATTAAGTCTTCTTTAAATAACTCTAAGCATGCTTCTAAAAGTAGTTTTTCAGTAAACGGATCACCAACTTGTACTGTTGGTCTTTTTGATTCACTATCTTCATCAAATGATGCACTTGACATAACAGCTCCACCAAGACCATCTCTTCCTGTTTTAGAACCTACATACATAACTGGATTTCCAATACCTTCTGCTTTTCCATAGAAAATTTCATCAGCTTTTGCAATACCTAAAGTAAATGCATTTACTAGATTGTTTCCAGCATAACAATCTTCAAATGTTGTTTCACCGCCAATAGTTGGTACTCCCATACAGTTACCATAACCACCAATACCTGCAACAACACCTCTTAATAAAAATCTATGTTTTTTAGCAATATCACTATTACCTTCAATTCCAGCAAATCGAATTGAATTCATATTAGCAACAGGTCTAGCACCCATTGTAAATACATCTCTTAATATTCCACCAACACCAGTAGCAGCACCTTGATATGGCTCAATAAATGAAGGGTGATTATGAGATTCCATTTTAAATACTGCCGCATATCCATCACCAATATCAATAACACCAGCATTCTCACCTGGACCTTGGATAACCCAAGGAGCTTTAGTAGGAAAACCATTTAAATATTTTTTACTTGATTTGTATGAGCAGTGCTCACTCCACATAGCAGAGAAGATACCAATTTCTACATGATTTGGTTCTCTTCCTAAAATATCTCGAATTTGTTGTAATTCTTCAAGTGATAAAGAGTGCGCTAAGGCAATCTCTTCAATATTCATCTCTTTATGTTGCATCTGTTACCTTAAAAGTTATTTCATAGTTAAGATGCGATTATATCTAAAAAGGAGTTAAATAAAGTTTTAGCCTTCTGCTAATATCTCAATTCTATTATCAATTATCTCAA from Malaciobacter molluscorum LMG 25693 includes:
- the purL gene encoding phosphoribosylformylglycinamidine synthase subunit PurL; protein product: MQHKEMNIEEIALAHSLSLEELQQIRDILGREPNHVEIGIFSAMWSEHCSYKSSKKYLNGFPTKAPWVIQGPGENAGVIDIGDGYAAVFKMESHNHPSFIEPYQGAATGVGGILRDVFTMGARPVANMNSIRFAGIEGNSDIAKKHRFLLRGVVAGIGGYGNCMGVPTIGGETTFEDCYAGNNLVNAFTLGIAKADEIFYGKAEGIGNPVMYVGSKTGRDGLGGAVMSSASFDEDSESKRPTVQVGDPFTEKLLLEACLELFKEDLIIGIQDMGAAGLTSSSFEMAGRSNSGMIMHLDKVPARETGMTPYDFMLSESQERMLICAKKGTEDRIIEIFEKWELDVAVIGEVTNTGNMELFWHGEKCAEVPVQPVSEQAPILDRPTKEPEYLKDIKNIKLDKNISNQEAFDAMFSDMEVVDKSWVYDQYDSMVQTNTVKGPGKLDGSSIRVKETGKALTMSADCNTRFCYIDPKLGASAAVMESGRNVAMTGAMPKAITDCLNFGNPENPEVMWQFAQSCEGIKDACRELITPVIGGNVSLYNETNGVGVFPTPSIAMVGVNEDANKVLPSALKSNGNLLYILGETKSEFGGSLYMKKMYNQVAGTHPEVDFGKELKLWNTVIEANKQGLIESAKDVNVGGIAISLAKMAVVGNKGVEVKINFDDSKDIFSETLSRAIVEVKPSNKEAFESVANENTIKFEQIGTVKSGMISINDIRITLTEANDIYYNKFKRVIEQDL